DNA sequence from the Salvia splendens isolate huo1 chromosome 19, SspV2, whole genome shotgun sequence genome:
ACATGGGCGGATCCAGCTTGAAAGGTGctggggcaattgcccctccTCACCCCTACCTCACTCTTATACATTTACATATAAATTTCCAATTATATactctaattatactaattgcCCCTTCTTAAATAGATAAATTTTTCCTATATACAAAATTTTGCCCCTTCTCAGATGAAATCCTAGCTACGCCCCTGTGTGTATATTCAGTTCTTCTTCACGATACAAACCGTTCTCTCATTTTATACTTTGTAACTTAATTTTGTAGGAAAAATTAAGCAATGGCGAGACAAATAATTGTGCTTAGACATGAAGTTGCCCCGGGGAACGTCGTCTACATGGACTGCATGAAGAACCATGCTGCTCATCTCGGACTTTACGCAGTCGATGGCTGCGGGGAGTTCATGGCCTCTCCGCCAAGCCCGGAAAGGCCGGACGCGGAGCTGCACTGCGATGCCTGTGGCTGCCACCGTGATCATCACAGGATGGTAGTAGTTGGAGATTACTAGGTCTTCAATGTATTTTacggttttattttatttggaaatTCAAATAATCCAATGCATTTATATGGGTTGGAATTGttcaatttattttcaatttggATCTTTTGTTTCGTTTTGTATTATGAATGTATTGAAATATCAAAATGTGGATCTGGTATGTGTATTGATATCATGGATATCAAGAGATTATAATGAAATTTAAGTACCAATTTATATCCCAACATTTGAGTTTTTATCAAGGTAAGtcatttatataataattttagaTTATAATATGTTCGGTTCCGTAAGATTTGTAAactaaatatactccctccgtctcatgttactcgcacttttcattttaggccgtaaatttggaattgattttttagtgtaattaaattagaattgtaagtgtaatgagacaacacttaataaaggagctcttaacttaatctaacatataaatgcattaattctaacttaaactataaatagtgtaaggagtttgtgacgagccgaaaagcaaaagTGTATTGCTTATAAAACGACAGAATTTGGTGATGTTAAAGACATACTACTATTGTTTTCAGTAAAAGTGTATGGATGTTCCTGTGATCTTCGGGATGCTTGCGGTGCTTCCCGGTACTACTGATTTTATTTAACAAATGTATCATGTTAAATTATCAGATTCTGTATGTGTATTGATAACATGTACATCTGAAGATTACAAGGAAATGAACTTATATCCCAACATTGATATTTTAGTTAAGGGATAGGTTATTTAAATCATGAATTGGTTCCGTAAGATTTACAAACAAAATATCTAATtatgatgttttattttatctagTGGTTTCATTTACACCCAAAACCACATATTTTTGTGGTGTTACACATATGTTATTTTCATTAAAAGTATACAGACGTGCCTGCAATCTTCGGGATGCCTGTGGTGCTTCGCGACACGACTGATCCgataaaagtataattaaattttcacCTATATTAATGTACACCACAATCTTCGGGGATGCTTGTGGTGCTTCTCGACACAACTGATTCGAGAAAAGTAACGGTCATTCGCATTTTTATCTTATTGATGAGTTAAATATGCACCAAAACATACTTAAAATGTGTAGATGTACCAGACAATTTTAAAAGTAGTTGATCGTTAATTTTTTTACGGAACCATTAAATATAAACCAAAAGATATTGTTTATCACGAAAAGCTAATTATATCGgaccaaaatatattttgagCAAATGACCATTTATGATTTTAGTTGATAATCATGTATATAAATACAGATGCATCATGTATGTCATGTGTCAGTGTGTTTATGTTTAGTTTTTCTTCACGATAGAAACTGTTCAATCATTTCCGTCGAGTTTTCGAAGTCaattattgaaaattgaaatagaaaaacacaaaaatataaattctaaaatttttactTTTAAATAAAGACAACTATATTGTTTGCACAAAATTATATCTCGACATAAAGCCAATAGCACCTTATTTGCTTCATTTatctttatataattattactaAAATCCAAAATTAGTCTTGTACATTTATCTAGTATTATTTTTGGTCCTAcatatgtattattattattattatttccattttatttctttatttgatatattttgatcTTAGAAATCATCGTTCTTTTTGGAATTATCAACTCAGTTTTgtaatttttagattttaataatgtaaaattttgaaatttcaataattgaaaaaagATCCAAACACTACATACATTGCGCGCACACAAACACTGTACGCACACACACTGCACGCACGCACACAAATACAATGCACACACGTGTGTGTGCGCGCGCACACAGCACGCACACACACATGTACATTGCTTGCATATTCGTCCAAAAGCTAACATGCTTAAAATGTGTAAGGTCAAAAATGTTTTTGTGCAAATGCAATGGATAACTTTAAAAGTGGTTGACGATTAAATTCTAATGGAACCATTGAATATAAACCAAAACATATTGTTTATGACAAAAAGCTAATTACACATTTAAAAGTATCAGACCTAAATATTTTTGAGCAATACGATCAAAATGCGAAAGACCGTTTCTCGAATCAGTTGTGTCGAGAAGCACCACAAGCTTCaaaatgtgtgtagtgttagttgtaattatattttttgtgtttttctatTACAATTTTCAATAATTGACTTCGAAAACTCGATGGAAATGATTGAACAGTTTCTATCGGGAAGAAGAACTAAACATACGCACAGACACATGACACACATGATGCATATGTATTTATATACATGATTATCAACTAAAATCCAAAATGGCCATTTGctcaaaatatattttggtcCGATACATTAGATGTGTAATTAGCTTTTCGTGATAAACAATATCTTTTGATTTATATTTAACGGTTCTGTAAAAAAATTAACGGTCAATTACTTTTAAAATGGTCTGGTACATACTCCATTTGATTCTACACATTTTAAGTATGTTTTGGTCAATATTTAACTCATCAATAAGATCAAAATGTGAATGACAGTTACTTTTCTTGAATCAGTTGTGTCGAGAAGCACCATGGTTCTTCATGCACTTCATGTAGACGACTCCATCTTCATGTCTGAGCACAATTATCTGTCTCGCCATTGCTTAATTTTTCCTACAAAATTAAGTTGCAAAGTATAATATGAGAGAACAGTTTGTATCGTGAAGAAGAACTGAATATACCCACACTGACACACAAGGATGCATATGTATTTATATACATAATCATCCACTAAAATCCAAAATTGGTCATTTGctcaaaatatattttagtaTGAAACATCAAATGTGTAAGTAGCTTTTCGTCATAAACAATATATTTTGGTTTATATTTAACGGTTCCGTGATAAATTAATGGTCAACTACTTTTAAAGTGATCCGGTACATATTTGATCCTACACATTTTAATTACGTTTTGGTCCATATTTAACTCATCAATAAGGTCAAAATGCGAATGACTGTTACTTTTGACAGAACAGTTAAATATGAATCAAAACATATTGTTTAGGACTAGAAGCTAACGCACTTAATATATAGAActgaaaagttttttttttacaaatataaGAGACTAATTTAGGACTTTAGtactaataattatataaaggTAAATGGAACAGATAAGGTTAATTTGTTGGCTTTAGTCTTTATGACGAGATGTGTGCTAACATAGTTGAAAGTGATAAGGTCAACTTTTTTAGTGCTAACAGTATAataatttggtttgctttaagTTAAAACCAGAAATCTTagaatttatcaattttatgttATATGTGAAATGATATGACATAGGGATGTCAGTCGGGTCAGCCCAGCGGGCTTCGGGCCAACTCTATCAAGTtacgggtcaatcgggtgcgagTTAGAGTTGTATTTTTCCATTCCTACTTCAttctatcttttattttattctctctattttattcatttatctactttattctataTATGGTTTTCTCtgtattactttattctctctatttaacataataaacatttttttcttaatctctatgTCAAAAGGAAACGTCTTAACTATAgcggaatggagggagtactcctATTTCTTAAATGTAAGAAATCTCTTGAAAGCCCAGAGTAAAACAAGTAAAATTTAGCAATTTTTTTCAGAAATTTTGAGACTCTGTATGTAGATTTTGTGAAGGAAATAAACTAACATACTAGTACTACGGTTAtatgctttaattatttttatgaaggTAAATATAAAACTCATCAAAGCATTTGCTATTACTTCATTGGCCCATGTACAAAAAGGCCTCTAGAAAGTTTGTCAACATCTTTAGAAAATTGAGGCTATGTAGGTATAAGATGAGGCccaatattttgttattttattattttgtgtaaggccatattttttgtcacaaattatctttaaaaaaatattgtttgtcaaaatttaatatttcaaaatatcataaaatCGTTTCATTTACAAagtaataaaaacaaacaactATTTTAAGTCTAACAAAACAACGTTGTATGTATTACTACAACATTGCACACACAGCCCCACTCAAAACCTCATTTCTTTTTATAGACTTTGCTATAAATGGGCTTCATTTCTTACAAATTAATGTCACGATTCATTCTAATTCGATCAATCTATGAAACCTTATTAATATTCTAATAAACAGTCGTTGTCACCAAACATTCCATATCCCACCCCCACTCATTTACTACAATCTCCATATATTGTTTCTATCAAATCtatgtaataaaataatatttactGAAAATTAATAAAGTGCACAATAGTTGATTATGAAAATTTACCTAAATTCATacaaattaaatactcccttcatccttatTACTGTCTCGCATTTCCTTTTCAGTCCTTCAACGAATAtatgtttcatttattttttacttattttgatAAACATCTCCAAAATGTAATATTTAAAACCCAAAATTAAAATGACAGATAATCACCAAAAAGGGAGTAATTATTTACATATATTCATACCAAAAACTTGACTTGTGTAAAGAAATATTGTATGGGAGAAAGAAAGTGACTCGGTGGCCTTCAAGAATAATGACATTAGGCAAAAATCCGTTCTTGGTATTCAACATCTGTCAAAATCACAACCAAAATCGaggaaataataataaattatatagcAGCCTGCAAAATCTCTATTTCAAAATTCTCAAACCCTGCAAGCATTTTTTATTGAATCAGTGTAATTAttgtaaaattcaaatttagtgTAGAAAAAAATGGTTTTTCTTTTGTAGAGATGATCAAGATTTAGTGGGAATTTCAAGAAATTGGTGAAGAGAGCTGATGTTCAGCTGAAAACAGGTATCTCTGTCTTGCCCATCTTTTTCTGCTTTGGTAATTTGTTTATGGTGatgaaatttgaataaattgtaTAAATTCTTGATGGCCcagaataaaaaaattgaatcttggcAAAGTTTTGAGCTTGTAATTATGTTGAGATTTCTGTTTCTTGAATTTATCGATGCTCATATGCTTTCCTGTGTGTGTTTCACTTTTGCAGGTTGGATTTTGGGTCTTATTTATTGAGTAATGTAATGATCAAAGGAAATTCATTTGATTTCTAGGGTTTATTCTTCAATTCAATTTTTGTAGGGAAATTGCTAAAACATGTGTAATATAGTAGGATTGGGATTCATTTGATTCCATATAATTTCCATTTATATGAATCTGGGAATAAAATTGGAAGATTTTGGAGCAATTTTGATGTGCAAATGTCTTCATCAATTTCAGAGAAGAAGGTTATGCCATCAAGGCATCTTTCTTGTCTCATAGCAATCTCAGTGTTTCTTTTGATCTCATCAACACTGTCCCTTATCGAGTTCCGTCATTCTTCAGCGCCTAGCCCGGTTTTCCCGTTTATAAGCTTGAGCAATGCATCACCGGCTGGCTCGAACTTGAGTAGAGAAGGCAGTAAACAGGGGAGTCGTGTTCTTGATAGAGCGAATTTAGTTAGTGAGCTCAACTCACAGGGCTTGTCTTGTGACGTAGAGCGGGCTCTTCTTAGGGTATATATGTATGACTTGCCTCTCGAATTTCATTTCGGGTTGCTAGGCTGGAGGGAGAACGAGGATCATCAAATTTGGCCTAGCATTGATGGAAGGGGCGTAATCCCGTCTTACCCCGGTGGTTTGAATCTGCAGCATAGCGCGGAGTATTGGCTCACTCTCGACCTTCTTGCATCGAATGGCGCGGATGTGGCCAGGCCGTGTAGTGCGATCAGAGTCAACAACTCGAGAGAAGCTGATGTAATTTTTGTGCCCTTTTTCTCGTCTTTGAGCTACAACCGGCACTCAAAGCGACAGGGGAAGCAGAACGTTAGCCTCGACAGGATGCTGCAGGAACGGCTCGTTTTGTTTCTGAAGGGCCGGAGCGAGTGGAAGCGATTTGGTGGGAGAAATCATCTGATTTTGGCTCATCACCCGAATAGCATGCTGCTTGCTAGGGACAAGCTGGGGTCGGCTATGTTCGTGCTCGCTGATTTTGGGAGATATCCGCCTGAAATAGCGAATGTCGAGAAGGATGTGATTGCCCCATACAAGCATATGGTGAGAACGATTCCGGCTGCTGATTCTGCCCCTTTCAGTGAGAGGCCAATATTGGCCTATTTTCAAGGAGCAATTTATCGGAAGGATGTAAGTACTATCTCTCTATCTATACATATACCCGTTCGATAAAGTATTTGTCTTTAATGCTTATTCCGCTTCGCGTGGAGCTCGTTCAGTCATAGAGTTCAAAGAATACGAACATGTCTAGTTTCTTTTGTTTACTTGAGCTACCTTTTCAGATTGATATATGTAAGACTTTGATGTTAGGCTATATTAGATCTCGAATAGACTTATGTAGttgtaataaataaagatttatGATGCTTTTCCTAGTTTGGTAATTGTTAGAATCTTGATTTATCGTACAAAAACTGTGTTCATGGTTTCTTTAGGCGCTTGTAACTGTGGATATATTGTGTAGAGATACTCGACAATCGTACACTTTGCTGTCTCTAAAAAATTCCGGCAGTTGGGATATATCGTTGTGGCAAACGAAATACACAATTGTCATGTAGACAAGGGATGTGTATTTTCGTCTGCCACAACGATATCCCGATCGTCGGAAATCTTTTGCGGGGAACATTTTATTCACAAAAATGACGGAAAAAAATCGACCATTTAACTTATTGTTTTTATCTATGGTATGGATACCGTTTGTTCGGTTTTTCAGGGTGGAGCTATTCGTCAAGAGCTATTCTACCTTCTTAAAGACGAGAGCGACGTGCACTTCACATTCGGGAGCGTCCAAGCGCACGGGATCAGCAAGGCGGGCAAGGGAATGGCCTCGTCCAAGTTTTGCCTAAACATCGCCGGAGACACCCCTTCGTCCAATCGCCTGTTCGATGCCATCGCAAGCCACTGCGTCCCCGTGATCATCAGCGATGAGATTGAGCTACCGTACGAGGATGTTCTCGACTACTCGGAGTTCTGCATATTCGTCCGTGCATCGGATGCCGTGAGCAGCAACGGCTACCTCCTGAATCTTCTCAGAGGCATCAAGCAAGAGGAGTGGACCAAAATGTGGGAGAAGTTGAAGGCGATTGCTGGACAGTTCGAGTACCAGCACCCATCTCGGCCTAACGACGCTGTCGACATGATCTGGCAGACTGTTTACCGCAAGAAAATGCACACTAAGCTCGATGTGCATCGGAGGACTCGCTACCGCAGGTCACAATTTCAATAATGTTTATAAAATCTTGAATTCTAGGAATCCATAGTTGAATGTTTTTTGCTATCCCCAATTTTGCTGTGTAGAATATGAAAACTCTgttttttttgcaattatatatAATTCTTGATTCAAATAGGAAGTGAACTGTATATTCCTATGTGAAAATGAGCATAATACGTATGTGATCAATGCTTAGAATCTATAACACATGTTTGCTTCTTCGAGCGAGCTGCGTATACGAAGAAGATACAACATCTAGACAAATGAAACAATCGCACGATATTAGGCATCAAGAGCAGCGAAAATTTGTAACCTCGTCGTTTGCAGGGTCAGGACCGGTTGTGAATAGGGTCCGATCCCCCTCGGACCGTTCTCTTTTCCGATTGGTTCGAATCAAAAGTCATTGCAGGCGAATGCGCGGTTTCAAAAGGCACGTCCACTTCCTCTAAGGCCACGAGAAGCCTCCCTCCTCCTCCCCGTCTTAGAGCAAGACCGACGCTTCTTGCCGTGGGAACAGTTATCGAGAGCAGCCCGACACAGAAGAATACGAGAAGGGCGATCCGGTAAGTTGAGCGGCACATCTTTGAGAGTGAGATAGATTCTTTGTCTGAAAATGAGGGTGCTTGTCTGCTTGCTTAATGCCTTATTTGTACTTGAAATCTAATGTTGGATTAAAGCACAAAGTAGAAAAAAGGGTCCCAAAACATCTAGAGAAGCTAAATTCACCCCAATCATAAGCAATGATAAGGCTGTTTTAGAACATTTTGACAGGTTTGAACcaaaagttggttggaaaaaGCATCAACCTTGAGAAGCCAAGAATCTTTTTAGCATTGGTTCTCAAACTCCCTATTCCTTCCCTTCCTCTTTAGACcatcattaaaaaaaaactgcCAAAACCCGGGAAGTTAGCCTAGCGGTGGAGTGAGTGAGCCACACTCGTGCACGAATCGATTCAATGTTGTAAACTTAGGTTTACGAGACTATTAAAGAATGTAGGTCGTCGGCTTAAGACAATGTCTAGATCGGCGAATCTAGGCTTGTCGTGCCTAATAGAAATAAACACACAAGTAATCACAAATATAACAAGACAAACACAAGAATTGTTTACCTACTTCAATATAATATGTATCTACTACTAGGGGTGATGTTAAGCTAGAGATTTTACTGTATATTCTCGGATACAAGAGAGACACCAGCTCTATATCAAGACTTATTCCTAGTAACATTAGGAAATGTAATGGGCCTAGAGTAAAACATGTGTTGGGTCTTAACTAATTCACTTCCTTTCAGGCTTCATATATCAACACTAGTAGATTCGTCCAAATAAAATcctaattggatttaattaggGAAGATGCACCGTAGATTAAGGTGTACACAATTTTTTGCATTTGAGAATACAAGAACTTTATAGTGATATTTTTCATCCAATGTAGCGTATGAGAACCTTTAAATGGGACAATGAATAGCTTTTCTTGGTTTGTTGGAATCACACTCCAAAATACACCAAGTCATTAAAAAATGTTGTGTTCTACATCACTTTCAAATATAGTGGCTTGCTTACTAAAGTTGAGAATAGTGAGTTTGCAAAAAAGCtagataaagtggaaaattaCTAGGGACATGTTGATAGTACACATAAAAATCACCCAAACAAAATTACAAAGcattattttgcttttttttggCAAAACTCTTGCATTGAGAGAGAGTCTTGGTTACTTGTGCTTAATGGATTTCCTTTATGCTTTTCTTTACTTCAGTCTTTAGATTATGTACAACACTAAGATAAATCTCTCTGCATTCAAACTTGTAATAGTCCTTCAAATATACTACACTTCTATTtttttcctattcttttaattttttggggatggagaaaagaaagaattttCACTAATCCATGCAAgactttcttttccttttattaaatttttatcatGGTTAAACACACTCTTTATTGAAGAAAATGTCACATACTAAAAATTTGATTTGTTTCTTAGTAGACAATGACAAATCTAGAAAATGGAATTGTACCATCGACCTGAAGCTTGAAGAATTCCTAAAAGCCCTGCGTATTCGGGTTTAATGCGTTGTATCGAATTTTGTTTTCGCTCTCTTTTAAAAATGGATTGTGTCCATGAATCCATTTCGCTAGTTTTGTTGTATAGTAGTAcaagtatttctttttttttcttgttattttaAACCGATTTTATTTAAAGTTTTTCCTTCAcaagtaaataattatgtattgtATGAAAAGCtgaatttaattgaatttgtgtCTCTAAATGGTTAAGTCTAGTGTAACTGTAAGAGGAACTTCATCTTATTGACAAATATGGACTTAgacaagattaaaaaaaatactcgtACTATTTACATAGGAATTTATCTTCGGACTTACTATTCGTGATAATATAATAGATAAAATCAGTAAATTTGATTTAAAGGAATTTAAAAATGGATCCCAATTCCCAAATGATCTTATAATTCAACTGGATTTTATAttctcattcttttttttatactaGAATATTATCAAATCACACACATACAAATAGAGAAACTCTTAAAAGAAGAAACTCATACTTACTttattaacaatttaaaattcaatagTATATTTCGTTTGTATCaactattttttcatttcaaatattagtatttatttatttatttattcagtagttattaaataaataaatattattgaGATGGATTTGTATTTGCAGAGAGAAAATTCGCCGGCAAATTCCTCCGGTAAGCGCGAATCGTCAAGATATGAAGATCATCTCTCTCATAAAATCAATCAAACACAAAcctcatcttctccaactcCACTCCTTCCTTCTCCGCTCCTCCCATTTCTTAAACCCCACCGTTTTCCTCGCCTTCCTCTCCCGCCTCGCGCTGCTCGATTTATCCTACTCCGGCAGAGTCTTCTCCGCCTTCCCAGACCCCAACATCTCCCTCTACAACACCCTAATAAGGGCCCATTCCTTCCGCCGCGATTCATCCCGCAGAGGTTTTCAATTCTACCATGAATTACTTCACTCCGGCATTTCACCAAACGCGTTGTCAGCAACCGCCGCCATCAAGTGTTGCGCGAAGATGGAATCCTTGAGAAACGGGATGCAGGTTCACGGAAGGATTTGGAGAGACGGGTACCTATCTGATTCGCTTTTGCAGACAACATTGATGGATTTCTACTCATCTCTGGAGAAAGGTGACGACGCCTGCAAAGTGTTCGACAAAATGCCTGAACCAGACGTTGTCGCTTGGAACGTCTTGATCTCTTGCTACACTCGCAACGGGCGAACCCGCGATGCTCTGGCGTTGTTTGATGAGATGAGAAGGTCGAATTCATGTATCCCCGATGACGTCACTTGTTTGCTGATGCTACAAGCTTGCGGCAGCTTGAATTCGTTGGAATGGGGagagaaagttcatacttttatCTTAGAACACGGCTTGATCAGTTCGAGAAGAGTCTCCAACGCCCTCATAACGATGTACTCCCGCTGCGGGTGTGTCGAGAAAGCGTTCGAGGTGTTTCGCCGCTCGGCTGATTGGAGAGGCGTTGTGTCGTGGACTGCGATGATCTCGGGACTAGCGAGCAACGGCTACGGCAGGGACGCTGTCGAGGCGTTTGAACGGATGCTGCGCGAAGGGGTCTCGCCGGCGGAGCAGACGTTCACTGCCCTTTTATCCTCGTGCA
Encoded proteins:
- the LOC121779959 gene encoding probable arabinosyltransferase ARAD1, producing the protein MSSSISEKKVMPSRHLSCLIAISVFLLISSTLSLIEFRHSSAPSPVFPFISLSNASPAGSNLSREGSKQGSRVLDRANLVSELNSQGLSCDVERALLRVYMYDLPLEFHFGLLGWRENEDHQIWPSIDGRGVIPSYPGGLNLQHSAEYWLTLDLLASNGADVARPCSAIRVNNSREADVIFVPFFSSLSYNRHSKRQGKQNVSLDRMLQERLVLFLKGRSEWKRFGGRNHLILAHHPNSMLLARDKLGSAMFVLADFGRYPPEIANVEKDVIAPYKHMVRTIPAADSAPFSERPILAYFQGAIYRKDGGAIRQELFYLLKDESDVHFTFGSVQAHGISKAGKGMASSKFCLNIAGDTPSSNRLFDAIASHCVPVIISDEIELPYEDVLDYSEFCIFVRASDAVSSNGYLLNLLRGIKQEEWTKMWEKLKAIAGQFEYQHPSRPNDAVDMIWQTVYRKKMHTKLDVHRRTRYRRVRTGCE